In Ciconia boyciana chromosome 14, ASM3463844v1, whole genome shotgun sequence, the genomic stretch taaaaaaaagtcttgtcaGAATGTGATCTCAGAAAGCAGCCTTTTGCTCTGATGGGGTTATTTCTCCCTTATTGTGTTCTCAAGTAATGTTTTGTGAAGTTCGTCTGGGAGAGTAAACCTCTGAATGCACAGTCACTGGTCTTTGTGTGCTTACTGACTGAAGAAGCCTGGTTTCTTTTAACATCAGATGCAGATGTGATAGGAGGCTTCTCTCATTTCCTGCACAAATACAGCTCATGCACGCTTTCACTGGGCTTTCCACTGCCCTTGGTTTTAACTCTAACTCCTTTCCTTTAACACCCGTCCTCCCGCCAAAGCTTCTCTTCTTCTTTACTGGATCTAATGGTGTATCAGATCTGGTAAGAACCCCAGTCATTAGCTCATCCACAGCTCTTTCTAGAGATTAAATACGCTCACTTGAACTGCACATGGCCACCTTTCCATTCACATTACTTTCAGGGAACTCTTTCACAACTTGTGCAAAGCGTAATATTAAAACGAACCCCAGTTTCCTGTTACAAGGAAAAGGGTGTCAGTATTTGATGATCTGCAGGTGTGAAAAGTGCCCAGAGCTTTGGGCACTTCTTGGAAAGTAAAGGCCTTCTCTTTTGATCTCCCTGCTTAAATCTGTGTTCAGGGGAATATTTGCGTGTGTGCTTTGTGAGGTAGAAATAATGACCTCAAAAACTTTAAAAGGCAAGTGCAACAAAAAAAGTTGGAATTGACCATTATTCGTTGTATTACAGAAGAACTTGATTGCTGCTTATTGCTCCAGAGTAGTAAACATAAGCAAGTGTGACACTGAGCCAGTGCTTCTTTCCTCCCATCTCTTGCATGCGCACACACGATATTAAGGCATTGGCAGTATGGAACCAAAAAGTATTCCCATCACTGTCCTGCTCTGGGAAGCTTTAGCAGCCTTCAGAGGGCAAATTTTGGATCTGTCCAAGGCTTTAGCAGCAGAATGGCTGGAACTGTCTCCTCTTGGAGCATGGAGAATTTATGTGAGAGGTAGAGGGAGCTGCTTTCCCTTTTAATTGGGTGAGAGgcaagaaatacttttcttggGCTGATACGATATCTTCTCAGAGCCCTCAGCTATGGAAGAAAAGCCTTGGCCTTGCTGGGTGATAGCCTTGAGCCTTCTCTTGGCTTAGGAAGTTGAACCGTTACTGTGTGCCTAGGAAGCTTCCCAGGTCTACGCTTGCAATCCCAAAGCAGTGCCTGCCTGCTGAATGAGATGTGCTGGCGGGGCGTGAGGCAAGGCACCTCCTGTTAACATCACTCTGGTTTACTTAAAACGTTTCTTTTCCTTGTGCAGAGCACCGCAACATGCCGCAAGCTGATGCCATGGTGCTGGTGGCAAGGAATTATGAACGCTACAAAACAGAGTCACGGGAGAAGGAGCGCGAGGAAATCGCCCGGCAGGCTGCCAAGATGGCAGATGAAGCTGTTCTGCAGGAGCGGGAGCGCCTACCCCCCGTGGAGGAGGGTGTCAGAGGAGGTCACCCTCCAGGGATTCAGACTCTCTTGAACCTGCTGGCAGACAATCGCTATCTAACTGCTGAGGAGACTGATAAAGTAATTAATTACTTGAGAGACCGGAAGGAACGGTTACTGAGGGGAAGCACTGATTCTCTGCAGGGTAAGTTTCTCAGCCCCAGACAAGGCTATTAATTTTACGGTTTGTGGGCTCTCTGGGCTGGGACCCGAAAACAGTCCTGGGACTGCAGAGGAGTCCGAGTGTTGTAACTTCCTCACACAGCGCCTCATTTTATTGAGGTGCACATGTCCTTGGGAGTCCTGAGATGATTCAGATCTTTCATGTGAAAGAACTTTTATATTGGATTCTCTCAGGGAAACCTCAGGACTGCCATAACTGTTTTGGCTGCTACACAAAGGGCAACAGTTCTGCTGAATGGTTTGGGTTCCCCAGAGCTgtgcagctctcctgctcagagGGTGGGTATTCGTTGATGCTTGTGTCTTTGGTAGCTGTTTCACTAGTTTTCTTTAGGTGCCACTTCAAGGGCATTTGCAGAGCTTTAaccatctttcctttctttcccagcaTCCATGTCAAGACAGTCTTTGGGGGCACCTTCAGCATCATCTCTGGGTGGTCAGTCCAGCCTTCCAAGCTCTCAGGCTCATCAGGGTTCACAGCCTCTGGTCTCTGCTCCTTCTGTTCCAGTGTCCTCTTCTAATCCTCAGCAGGAGCTTCAAGCAAAAATCCTCAGTCTCTTCAAcagtggggcagcagcagcagctgctgctgtagcaAACAGTAGTTCTGCAGCCTCTGCGGGCACTTCAGGCGGCACTCCGAACCAGAACTTTGCTAACATGGCCAGCGGTCAGGCCCGGTCAGCACAGATGAGTGCTGGAAATTTAAACCAGGCTCAGCAGAGATTGCAGACTCCAAGCACACAGCTTCCTGCTCTCCAAGGCCCTTCAAGAAATGCAGGTCCAAGACCAGGAGCTCCTCCACAAGCTCAGTCGCTCTATGGTCAGCACCAAAATCGCCTCCCTGCACCTGGCAATGTACCTGCTCAAAGGCCAGTATCTTCTGGTATCAACTTTGACAACCCTAGTGTACAGAAAGCCTTGGACACCCTTATCCAGAGTGGTCCTGCACTCTCCCACCTAGTGAGCCAAACGGTGGCCCAGGGGCGAGCAGGGTCCTCAGCCCAGCAACCTATGGGTTCCTACCAGCGACACTATTAAAGCTGAGCTGTCAggccctttccccttccctttgccATTCCATACTTATAGCTGTTTAAAGAGTCTCCTGTCCTTGACACGGGACAAAAGCCCCTGGATATGCATGTCCTCTCCACTTTGGCGAGAGTGTACCCCCAGTGGCATTGCTGCTGACTGTTGCTAGCGCTGCCCTTCCTCACCTTGGTCTGGTTAGCAGTGTTTGGAGAAGTATGTTCTATTTTCTCAGCGGCACAATGTGCTAAGAGTTGCTTTGGATAATCAGTTGTTTTGTCCAGTCACAGAAGCTGCTGCAATGACAGtccttctgcattttcctcGCTCCCAGTAGCTGGTGCATCTTCACACTGCGGTGCAGTCTGGTCTCTCTGAATGGTCTTAGTATAGTTTTGGGTCAGTGGTTTTGAGGAAATAGGGGACTGAACAGAGCGGTACGCTGACTGGGCCTTGTTGGAGACCCACCTTTTTGGAATGGGCACTATGtttctttggatttctttttttatttcttttttttaatggcatatAAGCCAGTTGGAAAGTACAGTGGTAGCGCTAGCAGCTGAACTCATGAAGCACATGCCTGACCCACTACTCAGTAACCCAGGACCATGCCATTTGGTCCTTCCGTAGCTGGACCGTCATGTCCTGGCAGCATAAGGCAGAGAAATGCTCCTCACCTTGCCCAGCTCACAGAAACTGGCAGCTTTGGTCTGAGTACTGTGGCAGATCTGACACAGAAGAGCTTCCAGCCAAGGCAGAGACTTCAAATGGTCTGTCAATTTTCCTACACCAAGTAGTCAGCATTAAGATCAATCTGTTAAATTTGGCGTATAAACTTCCTTTTCTTATAATCTTGGTTTGGGACGGTTGGTTACTGTAGCCCAACAGCTCAGCCGCAGCCATGCTGATGTGCTGCTGGCCCTCCCTCGGGAATACCTGCAGCCAGTTACCAGGTGGCGAGTGTCTGCTCTCTGAAACTTCATCTCACTGTTGATGGGTGTTTTGTCCACCTAAGGTGCAGAGGCAGTGCCAAGATGCAATACcataattttatacattttttttcaacactTTGGTAGCAGCAGCGGACAGTTGAGTGGAAAATCAGGCAGTGATTCTTCACCGTGTTTTTAACCAGTAACATACTTTGATACCAGAACACAAAACATCTCTTAACTATGTGGTCCTCCCCATCACGGCCTTCTTAGAGTCTGTAGGCTTCCTGCGGAGAACCGAAAGAAACTAAGAAAGCAGTGTTCTTGGAGCAGAGGATTTTCTTTGTCCCAGGTGGTTTGTgttgtagcattttttttctctctgtgctgtTAACAAGAGgacattactttttaataaaaaggcaggaaaaatgttttgttgcatttttgACACTTGACAGCTTGAGTACTACTGGAATACATTATTCCACTGCATTTGCCATTACTCTCTTCTTCCAGATGAGCTGTGTCAGGCATTGCCCAGTGCTGGATGCTAAGCGGAAAGCATACGAACATTACTGTGACCCGCTGTGGGAATACTGTAGTCTGTCTCGGTTCATAATATTTTGAAGTACCTCACAGATAGCTATTCTTGCACAGGGGACTTGGACAATCTCGGGCAGAGCAGCCCACGTGCCTGATGAGGGACCCGTGTGCTGGAGCAGTGTGTGGCGGGGGCCAGCGCGAGAGGTCCGAAGCCCCTCtggctgctggtggtgggagaggagggtACGTGCTCGGGCCAGCAGCGAGCTGGTCTGGTGTCCGTGCCGCAGTTGCTGTTAATTGCACAGTTAGGGAGGGCTGCAAGTCCCTGTGCATTTAGCACTGGCCTTCCTTGACTTCGTGCTGCCATTACTACACAACCTGAAATTGGATGGAAGTATGTCTGTCTTCCATCTTTCCTCCTCCAGTCTCTTTTTGTTAGatccctttctccatctctACAACCCCGCAGACAGGTAAAGTGTCTTTGCTGGGGTGATCAGAAATTTGCGTGAGCTTAAACATGGGAACTGTGGCGCTTGGGAGAGGCTGTTCCTCTCCTGATGTTTTGCTTCCTCTGCAATCTGCTGCTCCCTGTCGGGGCTTGCTCCTTGTTATGGAAATAGTAGCAGCCAAGTGCAAAATAGCTGTGGAGACCCCGGAAGCAAGTGAAAACTCCCCGTGCAAGTAGTGAAGGGTGTAATAAAAtcatttattgcattttgtGCAGACAGGAGTCTAGAAAAATGAATACAGTTAAAGCAGTAAAGCATTAACAGGGAGCATTCAACAGCTGAGGAGCCACTCCTCCATTAATACCTGCACAGAGAACACAGGGTCTGTACTGAGGCGGCCTAAT encodes the following:
- the NCOA5 gene encoding nuclear receptor coactivator 5 isoform X2 translates to MRDARDHRDPRDLRDPRDIRDPRDLRDPRDVRDLRDPREPLYDRYRDPRDMRNPRDVRDPRDMRDPRDMRDPRDPLYRRDEVYDRYLRLEDYYRRKDDSYYDRYKEHFDRPPVNSEDRLKREERRREELYRQYYEEIKRRFDAERPVDCSVIVVNKQTKEYAESVGRKVRDLGMVVDLIFLNTEMSLTQALDDVSRGGSPFAIVITQQHQVHRSCTVNIMFGTPQEHRNMPQADAMVLVARNYERYKTESREKEREEIARQAAKMADEAVLQERERLPPVEEGVRGGHPPGIQTLLNLLADNRYLTAEETDKVINYLRDRKERLLRGSTDSLQASMSRQSLGAPSASSLGGQSSLPSSQAHQGSQPLVSAPSVPVSSSNPQQELQAKILSLFNSGAAAAAAAVANSSSAASAGTSGGTPNQNFANMASGQARSAQMSAGNLNQAQQRLQTPSTQLPALQGPSRNAGPRPGAPPQAQSLYGQHQNRLPAPGNVPAQRPVSSGINFDNPSVQKALDTLIQSGPALSHLVSQTVAQGRAGSSAQQPMGSYQRHY
- the NCOA5 gene encoding nuclear receptor coactivator 5 isoform X3, encoding MNKASSRSSPARREPYAYGDGRDARRDRSPLRGSPRRDPRDGRDGRNGRDSRDTRDIRARDMRDARDHRDPRDLRDPRDIRDPRDLRDPRDVRDLRDPREPLYDRYRDPRDMRNPRDVRDPRDMRDPRDMRDPRDPLYRRDEVYDRYLRLEDYYRRKDDSYYDRYKEHFDRPPVNSEDRLKREERRREELYRQYYEEIKRRFDAERPVDCSVIVVNKQTKEYAESVGRKVRDLGMVVDLIFLNTEMSLTQALDDVSRGGSPFAIVITQQHQVHRSCTVNIMFGTPQEHRNMPQADAMVLVARNYERYKTESREKEREEIARQAAKMADEAVLQERERLPPVEEGVRGGHPPGIQTLLNLLADNRYLTAEETDKVINYLRDRKERLLRGSTDSLQASMSRQSLGAPSASSLGGQSSLPSSQAHQGSQPLVSAPSVPVSSSNPQQELQAKILSLFNSGAAAAAAAVANSSSAASAGTSGGTPNQNFANMASGQARSAQMSAGNLNQAQQRLQTPSTQLPALQGPSRNAGPRPGAPPQAQSLYGQHQNRLPAPGNVPAQRPVSSGINFDNPSVQKALDTLIQSGPALSHLVSQTVAQGRAGSSAQQPMGSYQRHY